One window from the genome of Anopheles merus strain MAF chromosome 3R, AmerM5.1, whole genome shotgun sequence encodes:
- the LOC121595432 gene encoding uncharacterized protein LOC121595432, producing the protein MGEIARHLATTVARCQKVWHQLRYKYRAIRIRELAAVNKTGYPPSPPKWHCYRPMSFLQETVDESLRANGVIYRTLRRKCDGASNCLFCAVARSRGKGIRKNKTVYTQNKLMIFLFCKLSSKQYKKDLIRLVSGHPMLWQTNDPFYNNRRKIAGAWGEIARHLATTVARCQKVWHQLRYKYRAIRVRELEAVNKTGYIPTPPKWHCYRPMSFLREIVDESMRANGVINIFCNK; encoded by the exons ATGGGGGAAATAGCCAGGCATCTGGCGACCACCGTGGCCAGATGCCAGAAAGTTTGGCACCAGCTCCGGTACAAGTACCGAGCAATAAGGATACGTGAGCTGGCAGCGGTCAATAAGACAGGAT ATCCCCCTTCGCCTCCTAAGTGGCACTGCTATAGGCCAATGAGCTTTCTGCAGGAAACAGTTGATGAGTCGCTGAGAGCGAATGGTGTGATAT ATAGAACGCTCAGAAGAAAATGTGATGGGGCCTCCAATTGCCTCTTCTGCGCGGTGGCCCGCAGCAGAGGGAAGGGAATTCGCAAAAACAAGACGGtctatacacaaaacaaattaatgattttcctgttttgcAAGCTTTCCTCCAAACAGTATAAAAAGGATTTGATCCGACTTGTATCGGGGCACCCCATGCTCTGGCAGACCAATGACCCATTCTATAATAATAGAAGAAAGATTGCCGGAGCATGGGGGGAAATAGCCAGGCATCTGGCGACCACCGTGGCCAGATGCCAGAAAGTTTGGCACCAGCTCCGGTACAAGTACCGAGCGATCAGGGTACGTGAGCTGGAAGCGGTCAATAAGACAGGAT ATATCCCTACGCCTCCTAAGTGGCATTGCTATAGGCCAATGAGCTTTCTGCGGGAAATAGTTGATGAGTCGATGAGAGCGAATGGTGTG ATTAATATCTTTTGTAATAAGTAA